The proteins below come from a single Candidatus Eisenbacteria bacterium genomic window:
- a CDS encoding alginate lyase family protein, producing the protein MRLVRLLVCTAAFPLVLGVGVPPPEAFGAVWMTRNEIHALPMSGVAWNALKTKADSPASTPDLGNQLDDCDVIVLAKALVHVRTGVETYRTQVRQSCMAAIDTELGGESLALARNLTGYVIAAELVGLEPAEDQAFRAWLRRALGEVLVDGRSLRSTHEDRPNNYGTHAGASRAAVAVYLGDITELARTATVFRGWLGDRSAYSGFNYGDLSWQCHPSQPIGINSPGCVVSGVPLDGALPEEMRRGGSLQWPPAKGDAVNYTWEAIQGAVVQAEILSRQGYDVWNWQSQALRRMAYFLYDLDLRFGGWWASGDDAWSPWIINKAYGLKFPTETPTRPGKNMGFTDWTHYSSAGVTPSDVSPPTAVRDMSTTNP; encoded by the coding sequence ATGCGCCTGGTACGCCTTCTCGTTTGCACTGCTGCCTTCCCCCTCGTCCTGGGAGTGGGCGTGCCGCCCCCGGAAGCGTTCGGGGCGGTGTGGATGACCCGGAACGAGATCCACGCGCTGCCCATGTCGGGGGTAGCCTGGAACGCGCTCAAGACCAAGGCCGACTCGCCCGCGAGCACCCCGGACCTGGGCAATCAGCTCGACGATTGCGACGTGATCGTGCTCGCGAAGGCGCTCGTCCATGTCCGGACCGGCGTGGAGACCTATCGCACCCAGGTCCGGCAGAGCTGCATGGCTGCCATCGACACCGAGCTCGGAGGAGAGTCCCTGGCGCTCGCGAGGAATCTGACCGGCTACGTGATCGCGGCGGAGCTGGTCGGGCTCGAGCCCGCGGAGGACCAGGCGTTCCGGGCATGGCTCCGGCGGGCCCTCGGGGAGGTGCTCGTCGATGGACGTTCCCTGCGCTCGACGCACGAGGACCGGCCCAACAACTACGGGACGCACGCGGGAGCGAGCCGCGCGGCGGTGGCCGTCTACCTTGGCGACATCACGGAGCTCGCGCGCACGGCCACGGTCTTTCGCGGCTGGCTGGGGGATCGGAGCGCCTACTCGGGATTCAACTATGGCGATCTCTCGTGGCAGTGCCATCCGTCGCAGCCGATCGGGATCAATTCGCCGGGATGCGTGGTCAGCGGCGTACCCCTGGACGGTGCGCTCCCCGAAGAGATGCGCCGGGGCGGGTCCCTCCAGTGGCCCCCGGCGAAGGGAGACGCGGTCAACTACACGTGGGAGGCGATCCAGGGAGCCGTGGTCCAGGCGGAGATCCTGAGCCGCCAGGGGTACGACGTGTGGAACTGGCAGAGTCAGGCCCTCCGCCGGATGGCCTACTTCCTCTACGATCTGGATCTCCGGTTCGGAGGCTGGTGGGCGTCGGGAGACGACGCGTGGTCTCCGTGGATCATCAACAAGGCGTACGGGTTGAAGTTCCCCACGGAGACGCCGACCCGGCCGGGAAAGAACATGGGATTCACCGACTGGACCCACTACTCGTCCGCCGGGGTGACTCCTTCCGACGTCAGCCCGCCCACGGCCGTACGCGACATGTCGACGACGAATCCCTGA